TATCTCAGACCGTATCCCTCGTAAGTGTAGCCAAGCGTGTATTCGTCACCCGTGGCACTCATGTCGACGGCAGTGGGCGGTGTCACGACCGTCGGCTCGATCTGACGGTCGCTTGACCAGTCGTTCCACGACGTCACCATGATCATCTTCAGGTAGGGATCGACGAAGGGGCGCATGAGCCGGATCTGAGCCTCGAGGGTGGTCATGGCGTCAGGTGCGGGGTGAATTCGTCTCGGCGTGACGACGCTACCACCGGTGTGTCGTGAATTGACCCCGGGGGTGACAGAGGGCACCACGTACTTGCCGTGCGGGTGCGCGGTCTCTTCCCACGTTCCGGCCCAGCGCGAGAGATCTGCAAAGAACTCGGATTGCGCGAGATACTGCTGCCTGTATCGCCACGTGCCCATGACGTAGGAAGTCACAGCATCCAGGATCTGAAAATGATCGGGTTCCGTCACCTGCCACCGGAACTCGTCTCCGATGAGGAATAGATCGAAGCCACGAGCTGTCATCGCGGTACGTACTGCTGCGAATGCATTCAAGAAATCACCCTGAAGGTGTCGGGAGCCGTAGAGAAAGACGACCGGCCTGTTGCCGATCTTCAGCATGTTGGGATGACCGAAGTAGGAGTCGGCCATGTAGTCGAAATCGTTCGCCATCTGCTCCTGGATGGCAGCGTCGATCACGAGCCCCTGCTCGCCCCAGAAATTCGTGAGCTGGTAGAGCAACGTGAAACGGACGGGTGAGTTTTCGATCTCGGGCAGGACGTACTCTCTCAATGTGACATCTTCCCACGAATCACGCTCCCACCACTCGCTGACGAGAAAATCAATGCCGTAGGACGCCATCCAGCCCAGGTGTTGCTGAATCACCGACGCATCGCGGCTGGAGTAGTGTCCGAGGAGGGGAGACTGCGGTGGCTGGAAGAGTTCGCGGACATAGCGCCCCTCCCATGCACGAGTCGTATCTGATGGATCGAATCCATTGACGTAGTAGGCGCCTGTAAGATAATCTTGTTCGACGAAGACCCGACCGAGTGCGCCACCCCCCGGCGAGCTGGCGTGCTGGTCGTCGTCGACTGCCCTGAGACGGTAGTAGTAGTTCTGGTCGGGTACCACGCTGTGGTCGACGAATACGGAGTCGTCTCCCGGCACCACGGCGAGGAGTGTCGTTTCGTCAGCTGGAAAACCCTGAGAGTCATCGCGGTAGATGCGGTATTCCGAGACCCAATCGCCGCTGTGCTGCCACGCAAGATCGATGGAGGTCTCATTTCCAAGGGCTCGCAGGTAGGCCGGTGCCGGAGGTGGCATGAACCCGATGGGTGCGTCGGAAGGAATGAGTTTGACGTCTCCCCACATTTCGGCGCCATTGCCGTTGGGCGACATGTCGGGAATCAGTCGGTTGTCTTCGGCCTCGAAATTCCAGTATGCCATCAGGCCGGGTTCGGTGCCCGACAGGCTCTCATGCAGGTACGTGCTGATGCTGTCGGGGCTTCGGGCGTGATCCCAGATTCTGATCTCATCCATGTCGCCGCGGAGTCCGAGATAGGCGCCGGGCCATCCGCCGAACTCGCCGATCCGAAGCGGCCATGTCGACGACAGATCGTATCGATTCGTGTCTGCTTCCGCGAGAATCCGATTGGCATAGATCTTCAGGGAATCGGCGCTCTGGGTGACGGCGATGTGCGTCCACTCGTATTGGTCAAGGGCGCTCCATGCACTGACGCCCCCGTGATCGAACAGGGCGAAGACCGGGAGGGGAAACCGGTCGCCGGCGAGACGGAAGTTGTAGCCGCCGGATTCGCCCCGCTTGTCGAATATGGTTTGCTCGCCGCCCGCAACGTTCGGGTCGCCGAGTTCACGAACCCGGATCCAGAATTCAATCGTGAACTCCGGCGTGGCAAGGGTGGCGGAGTGGGGTACTTCGAGATAGGCTCCAGGGACATCGAAGCGGACGGCCTGCTGGGCGTGGGCGCCCCAAACGGCAATCGCGGTGATCAACAATATGGCTGGCAGGGTTCGCGTCATGACACAGTCCTCCTTGTGTCCGTCACGAGCGCTATCCCCGACTCGTCATCCCAGCTCAAGTAACGGACTACTTTTGCTCGCGAAGATGGGCTTCCCGGAGACAGTCTTACCGATTTGTCATGTTTACCCCTGACAGGGATATTGCGGCGTATTCTGTGGGCATTGGTCAGATGAGTCGTGGCGGCTATTTCCTCCGGTGTGTGAGTGCCGATTTTGGAGTTGCCGGCCAACGGTGTCCGATGCGAACGTGCGAGGCTTGCATGAGTCAGGGACGTGGGTCGGCGGGACTGACGGTCTATATTGAGTACGTAAACCAGATTCTCGGACGGTCCACAAATGATTGACAAATCTGTCCTCGCTGAGAAGTACCCGTTCCTTGTTCGAGGCGAACCTCCATTGATGGATCGGGTGCTACCGATTGGATCATCTCAGTCGATTCTGGCCGGCACGCACATCATGTTCGAGGGCGGGCGGTGCCAGAGCATGCCGTTGCTCGTGAACGGACTCGTCCGCGTGTACAAGCAGGATGAGAATGGCAGAGAGATTACACTGTATCGCATCGAACCCGGCGAAAGCTGTGTTCTGACGGCCGCCTGCATCCTCGGAGACATCGGCTTTCCGGCTAACGCGGCCGTCGAGCGTGATTCCGAGGTGTTCTCGTTGCCGGCGCCGTCTTTTCGAACCATGATGGCCAACGAGGACCACCTGCAGCAATTCGTTTTCGAGTTGATTGGTCGCCGATTGGCTGCTGTTATTGAGATCGTCGAGGAGGTGGCATTTCGACGCGTAGATCATCGGCTTGTACAGCGACTCCTGCACGGAACGGCCCGAGAGCGTGAAACATCATCCGTTCAATT
The DNA window shown above is from Rhodothermales bacterium and carries:
- a CDS encoding T9SS type A sorting domain-containing protein, with translation MTRTLPAILLITAIAVWGAHAQQAVRFDVPGAYLEVPHSATLATPEFTIEFWIRVRELGDPNVAGGEQTIFDKRGESGGYNFRLAGDRFPLPVFALFDHGGVSAWSALDQYEWTHIAVTQSADSLKIYANRILAEADTNRYDLSSTWPLRIGEFGGWPGAYLGLRGDMDEIRIWDHARSPDSISTYLHESLSGTEPGLMAYWNFEAEDNRLIPDMSPNGNGAEMWGDVKLIPSDAPIGFMPPPAPAYLRALGNETSIDLAWQHSGDWVSEYRIYRDDSQGFPADETTLLAVVPGDDSVFVDHSVVPDQNYYYRLRAVDDDQHASSPGGGALGRVFVEQDYLTGAYYVNGFDPSDTTRAWEGRYVRELFQPPQSPLLGHYSSRDASVIQQHLGWMASYGIDFLVSEWWERDSWEDVTLREYVLPEIENSPVRFTLLYQLTNFWGEQGLVIDAAIQEQMANDFDYMADSYFGHPNMLKIGNRPVVFLYGSRHLQGDFLNAFAAVRTAMTARGFDLFLIGDEFRWQVTEPDHFQILDAVTSYVMGTWRYRQQYLAQSEFFADLSRWAGTWEETAHPHGKYVVPSVTPGVNSRHTGGSVVTPRRIHPAPDAMTTLEAQIRLMRPFVDPYLKMIMVTSWNDWSSDRQIEPTVVTPPTAVDMSATGDEYTLGYTYEGYGLRYLETIRSLLAPELLVGVDDEPVGTPRSLSLLANYPNPFDRETTILFEVPSRTRIDLTVHDVLGRTVRVLERGIVPAGRHSRQLSGTGMASGVYYCRLRTKQLTQIRQIVAIPR
- a CDS encoding Crp/Fnr family transcriptional regulator, which produces MIDKSVLAEKYPFLVRGEPPLMDRVLPIGSSQSILAGTHIMFEGGRCQSMPLLVNGLVRVYKQDENGREITLYRIEPGESCVLTAACILGDIGFPANAAVERDSEVFSLPAPSFRTMMANEDHLQQFVFELIGRRLAAVIEIVEEVAFRRVDHRLVQRLLHGTARERETSSVQFTHAGLARELGTSREVVSRLLKDLELRGFVELGRGEVRIIDRAGLKNLP